One window from the genome of Deltaproteobacteria bacterium CG2_30_66_27 encodes:
- a CDS encoding phosphoribosylamine--glycine ligase: MSVLIVGGGGREHALAWKIAKSPLVSKIYAAPGNPGIARNAECISLAVDDLDGLRKFAVSKKIDLTVVGPEAPLAAGLTDLLAKEGLLVCGPDRAGAQMEGSKVFMKTILSKYGIPTASFKVFDEYDEAEQYLLTHRLPVVVKADGLAAGKGVAVAQTFEAAIAFLKDVMERRVFGAAGERVVIEECLPGEEASYIVFTDGHEFVPLPSSQDHKRIGDNDSGPNTGGMGAYSPAPVVTPEVEARVHREIFEPLLAGLRAEGIVFRGILYAGLMIERGVPRVLEFNVRFGDPEAQPLFLRLKSDLVPLLLQCARGKIIDAKMEIDPRPTVCVVMSSGGYPGSYEKGHPIGGIEDAEKEEGVVVFHSGTAMKEGRLVTHGGRILGVTAIGGTLKEAIARAYRAVDKIHWEGAYWRTDIGRKALARGNA, translated from the coding sequence ATTTCCGTCCTCATCGTCGGCGGCGGCGGTCGCGAGCACGCGCTGGCCTGGAAGATCGCGAAAAGCCCCCTCGTGTCGAAGATCTACGCCGCCCCCGGAAACCCCGGAATCGCGCGGAACGCGGAGTGCATCTCCCTGGCGGTGGACGACCTCGACGGGCTGCGGAAGTTCGCGGTGTCGAAGAAGATCGACCTGACCGTGGTCGGCCCCGAGGCCCCGCTGGCGGCGGGACTGACCGACCTGCTCGCGAAGGAGGGCCTCCTCGTCTGCGGCCCGGACCGCGCGGGTGCGCAGATGGAGGGGTCCAAGGTCTTCATGAAGACCATCCTCTCGAAGTACGGCATCCCGACGGCCTCCTTCAAGGTGTTCGACGAGTACGACGAGGCGGAGCAATATCTCCTCACCCACCGGCTGCCGGTGGTCGTCAAGGCGGACGGGCTCGCGGCGGGGAAGGGCGTCGCCGTCGCACAGACGTTCGAAGCGGCGATCGCGTTCCTGAAGGACGTGATGGAGCGGCGGGTATTCGGCGCCGCGGGGGAGCGCGTCGTGATCGAGGAGTGCCTGCCGGGCGAGGAGGCGTCGTACATCGTCTTCACCGACGGCCACGAGTTCGTACCGCTTCCTTCCTCGCAGGACCACAAGAGGATCGGGGACAACGATTCCGGGCCCAACACCGGCGGGATGGGGGCGTATTCCCCTGCGCCCGTCGTGACGCCCGAGGTCGAGGCGCGGGTACATCGCGAGATTTTCGAGCCGCTGCTGGCGGGTCTTCGCGCCGAGGGGATCGTCTTCCGCGGCATCCTGTATGCGGGGCTCATGATCGAGCGGGGGGTCCCGCGGGTCCTCGAGTTCAACGTCCGCTTCGGCGACCCCGAGGCGCAGCCGCTCTTCCTTCGCCTGAAAAGCGATCTCGTCCCGCTGCTCCTGCAGTGCGCGCGGGGAAAAATCATCGATGCGAAGATGGAGATCGACCCGAGGCCGACGGTCTGCGTCGTGATGTCCTCCGGCGGCTATCCGGGGAGTTACGAGAAGGGGCACCCCATCGGGGGGATCGAGGACGCGGAGAAAGAGGAAGGCGTGGTGGTGTTCCACTCCGGTACCGCGATGAAGGAGGGACGCCTGGTGACCCACGGGGGGCGCATTCTCGGCGTCACCGCGATCGGCGGAACGCTGAAAGAGGCGATCGCCCGCGCATACCGCGCCGTGGACAAGATCCACTGGGAAGGCGCCTACTGGCGCACCGACATCGGGCGGAAGGCGCTGGCGCGGGGAAACGCATGA
- a CDS encoding 5-(carboxyamino)imidazole ribonucleotide mutase, which produces MMEGKVLILMGSASDAETMRATVEVLSGYGIPSEMTVTSAHRSPGRTRSLARSAEKEGFSVIIAGAGAAAHLAGCVAAETVLPVIGVPLAGSPLCGFDALLSTVQMPAGVPVATVAVGKAGARNAGHLAAQILSLSSPKLRAKIRAGRKAMADAVEKAAKRLP; this is translated from the coding sequence ATGATGGAGGGGAAGGTCCTGATCCTGATGGGAAGCGCCTCCGACGCGGAGACGATGCGGGCGACGGTGGAGGTGTTGTCGGGCTACGGGATCCCGTCCGAGATGACCGTCACCTCCGCGCATCGCTCGCCGGGCCGGACCCGGTCACTGGCCCGCAGCGCGGAGAAGGAAGGGTTCTCGGTCATCATCGCCGGGGCGGGGGCCGCGGCGCACCTCGCCGGGTGCGTGGCCGCCGAGACGGTGCTCCCGGTGATCGGCGTTCCGCTGGCCGGGTCGCCCCTCTGCGGGTTCGACGCCCTGCTCTCGACCGTCCAGATGCCTGCGGGCGTGCCGGTGGCGACCGTTGCCGTGGGAAAGGCGGGGGCCCGGAACGCCGGGCACCTTGCCGCGCAGATCCTTTCCCTTTCGTCCCCGAAGCTTCGCGCGAAGATCCGCGCCGGCCGGAAAGCGATGGCGGACGCCGTCGAGAAGGCCGCGAAGCGGCTCCCATGA
- a CDS encoding threonylcarbamoyl-AMP synthase yields the protein MPKPRLPGEVIASLRAGGVVIFPTDTLYGLGADPCSEAGLDRLFAAKVRDRGKPIPLLLSGGEQVDRWARHVPPAAARLMGRYWPGPLTLVLPADPGVHPAVTGGGDTVGLRVPDHPVPRALAAGLSGAITGTSANRSGNPGAWVSAEEIVREFTGEVDWVLWGGGAAGDGGRERGGNSPGSTVVRMIDDHPVLLREGVLPFRDIVEFLQRG from the coding sequence ATTCCGAAACCGCGGCTCCCCGGGGAGGTGATCGCTTCGCTGCGCGCCGGGGGGGTGGTGATCTTCCCCACCGACACCTTGTACGGGCTCGGGGCGGACCCGTGCTCGGAAGCGGGACTCGACCGGTTGTTCGCCGCCAAGGTACGGGACCGGGGGAAGCCGATCCCGCTCCTCCTTTCGGGGGGGGAACAGGTCGACCGATGGGCGCGGCATGTTCCTCCCGCCGCCGCCCGCCTCATGGGCCGGTACTGGCCCGGCCCCCTCACGCTGGTGCTCCCCGCGGATCCGGGAGTGCACCCGGCCGTGACCGGCGGGGGAGATACGGTGGGGCTGCGCGTCCCCGACCACCCCGTCCCGCGGGCGCTGGCGGCCGGGCTCTCCGGCGCGATCACCGGCACGTCGGCGAACCGGTCCGGGAACCCCGGGGCGTGGGTGTCCGCCGAGGAGATCGTCCGGGAATTCACCGGGGAGGTCGACTGGGTCTTGTGGGGGGGGGGAGCGGCCGGCGACGGGGGCCGGGAAAGGGGAGGAAACTCCCCCGGATCGACCGTGGTGAGGATGATCGACGACCACCCGGTCCTGTTGAGGGAGGGGGTTCTCCCGTTTCGCGACATCGTCGAATTCCTGCAGAGAGGGTGA